One region of Trinickia violacea genomic DNA includes:
- a CDS encoding ArsR/SmtB family transcription factor yields MTTELDERFGMNQLIISSVAYLIAEPVRAAMLITLADGRALPAGALANAAGVTPQTASSHLAKLLTGGLVIVEAKGRNRYYRLAGPHVALALESLASVGPVTPAWRSPPTRAAKELRFARCCYDHLAGTLGVAVTRGMLERGFLFEGGERDYGLTPSGVEWLRSLGLDVNGIALDEAGTARQCLDWTERQYHIAGPFAARLMNAFFAWDWIRRVPGKRTVAVTPLGWAALKQHLGIEREGSSEVHVLPAAANA; encoded by the coding sequence ATGACCACCGAACTCGACGAACGCTTCGGAATGAACCAGCTCATCATCTCGTCCGTCGCGTATCTGATCGCGGAGCCGGTGCGCGCCGCAATGCTGATCACGCTCGCGGACGGCCGCGCCCTGCCCGCAGGCGCGCTCGCCAATGCTGCGGGGGTCACGCCGCAGACGGCGAGCTCTCACCTTGCGAAGCTGTTGACAGGCGGCCTCGTGATCGTGGAAGCCAAGGGCCGCAATCGCTATTACCGGCTTGCGGGCCCGCACGTGGCGCTCGCGCTCGAAAGCCTTGCGTCTGTCGGTCCCGTGACGCCGGCTTGGCGCAGTCCGCCTACTCGCGCCGCAAAGGAATTGCGCTTTGCTCGTTGCTGCTACGACCATCTTGCGGGCACGCTAGGCGTCGCGGTCACGCGAGGCATGCTCGAGCGCGGGTTCCTGTTCGAAGGCGGCGAGCGGGATTATGGCTTGACGCCGTCCGGTGTCGAATGGCTACGGTCGCTCGGGCTCGACGTCAATGGAATCGCACTCGATGAAGCGGGCACAGCGCGTCAATGTCTCGATTGGACAGAGCGCCAATATCACATTGCCGGGCCGTTCGCTGCGCGGCTGATGAATGCTTTTTTCGCTTGGGATTGGATTCGGCGGGTGCCGGGGAAGCGGACTGTCGCTGTGACGCCGCTCGGGTGGGCGGCGCTCAAGCAGCATCTCGGGATCGAGCGGGAAGGCAGCAGTGAGGTGCATGTGTTGCCTGCTGCGGCCAATGCCTAA